From the genome of Bacteroides sp. MSB163, one region includes:
- the gltB gene encoding glutamate synthase large subunit — MRKEELFNNKTKVQPYQRQPRQLGLYDAENEHDACGVGMLVNIHGGKSHELVESALKVLENMRHRGAEGADNKTGDGAGIMLQIPHEFILLQGIPVPEKGKYGTGLLFLPKDEKDQGTILSIIIEEIEKEGLTLMHLRNVPTCPEILGESALANEPDIKQIFITGFTESETADRKLYLIRKRIENKVRKSDIAMRKDFYVVSLSTKNIIYKGMLSSLQLRGYFPDLTNPYFTSGIALVHSRFSTNTFPTWGLAQPFRLLAHNGEINTIRGNRGWMEARESVLSSPVLGDIKEIRPIIQPGMSDSASLDNVLEFLVMSGLSLPHAMAMLVPESFNEKNPISEDLKAFYEYHSILMEPWDGPAALLFSDGRFAGGMLDRNGLRPARYLITHNDMMVVASEVGVMDFEPGDIKEKGRLQPGKILLVDTEKGEIYYDGELKKQLAEAKPYRSWLATNRIELDELKSGRKVPHSIENYERMLRTFGYSKEDVERLIVPMCTTGAEPINSMGNDTPLAVLSDKPQLLYNYFRQQFAQVTNPPIDPIREELVMSLTEYIGAVGMNILTPSESHCKMVRLNHPILSNAQLDILCNIRYKGFKTVKLPLLFEVAKGRAGLQEALTALCKQAEESVSEGVNYIVLSDRDVDATHAAIPSLLAVSAVHHHLISVGKRVQTALVVESGEIREVMHAALLLGFGASALNPYMAFAVIDKLVAKKEIQLDYATAEKKYIKSICKGLFKIMSKMGISTIRSYRGAKIFEAVGLSEELSNAYFGGLRSTIGGIRLDEVAHDAIAFHDAGFAAQIDGLLPNNGLYAFRKDGEKHAWNPETISTLQLATRLGSYKKFKEFTSLVDGKEAPIFLRDFLDFRRAPISIDKVEPVESIMHRFVTGAMSYGSISKEAHEAMAIAMNRIHGRSNTGEGGEDSARFTPREDGTSLRSAIKQVASGRFGVTTEYLVNADEIQIKVAQGAKPGEGGQLPGFKVDQVIAKTRHSIPGISLISPPPHHDIYSIEDLAQLIFDLKNVNPRAKISVKLVAESGVGTIAAGVAKAKADLIVISGAEGGTGASPASSIRYAGISSELGLSETQQTLVLNGLRGQVMLQVDGQLKTGRDIVLMAMLGAEEFGFATSALIVLGCVMMRKCHQNTCPVGVATQNKELRQRFHGRSEYLVNFFTFLAQEVREYLAEIGVERMDDIIGRTDLIIRKSENESPKQSLITFDKILARVDNGAAIRHTIDQQHGIDHVKDVEMLHAAAEALENQKEISLEYTIANTDRACGAMLSGTIAAKYGEAGLPAHTLNVKFKGSAGQSFGAFLVPGVNFKLEGEANDYLGKGLSGGRIAVLPPVRSNFQAEKNTIAGNTLLYGATSGEVYINGRVGERFAVRNSGAIAVVEGVGDHCCEYMTGGRVVVLGSTGRNFAAGMSGGVAYVWNKDGNFDYFCNMEMVELSLIEEASYRKELHELIRQHYLYTGSNLARIMLDDWNRYVDEFIQIVPIEYKKVLQEEQMRKLQQKIAEMQRDY, encoded by the coding sequence ATGAGAAAAGAAGAACTTTTTAACAACAAAACAAAAGTACAACCCTATCAACGACAGCCCAGGCAGTTGGGCTTGTATGATGCAGAGAACGAGCATGACGCTTGTGGTGTCGGTATGTTAGTGAACATCCACGGAGGCAAGTCACACGAACTGGTGGAGTCTGCATTGAAGGTGTTGGAGAACATGCGTCATCGGGGTGCCGAAGGTGCGGATAACAAAACCGGAGACGGTGCCGGCATCATGCTGCAAATTCCGCATGAGTTTATTCTTTTGCAGGGTATTCCTGTTCCCGAGAAAGGGAAATACGGTACAGGCCTTCTCTTTCTGCCGAAAGATGAGAAAGACCAAGGTACTATCTTAAGTATCATCATCGAAGAGATTGAAAAAGAAGGATTGACATTGATGCACCTGCGCAATGTGCCCACCTGTCCCGAAATTCTGGGAGAATCGGCACTTGCCAACGAACCGGATATCAAACAGATTTTCATCACCGGATTTACGGAAAGCGAGACAGCCGACCGTAAACTCTATCTCATAAGAAAAAGAATAGAAAACAAAGTACGCAAATCGGATATTGCCATGCGTAAGGATTTCTACGTTGTCTCCCTATCCACGAAGAACATCATCTATAAAGGTATGCTCTCTTCACTGCAACTGCGAGGCTACTTCCCCGATCTGACAAACCCTTACTTCACCAGCGGCATAGCATTGGTGCACTCTCGCTTCAGTACCAACACCTTCCCTACCTGGGGACTGGCACAACCGTTCCGCCTCCTGGCACACAATGGCGAAATCAACACCATCCGCGGCAACCGGGGTTGGATGGAAGCCCGTGAAAGCGTGCTCTCCTCTCCCGTCCTGGGCGACATCAAGGAGATACGCCCCATCATTCAGCCGGGGATGAGCGACAGTGCCTCACTGGACAATGTATTGGAATTTCTCGTTATGTCAGGCCTCAGCCTGCCGCATGCCATGGCCATGCTGGTGCCAGAATCTTTCAACGAAAAGAACCCCATCAGCGAAGATTTGAAAGCATTCTATGAATACCACTCTATCCTGATGGAACCGTGGGATGGCCCTGCCGCCCTGCTGTTCAGCGACGGGCGTTTTGCAGGCGGTATGCTCGACCGTAACGGATTACGTCCTGCACGCTATCTGATTACGCACAACGACATGATGGTAGTTGCCAGCGAAGTGGGTGTGATGGATTTCGAACCGGGAGACATCAAAGAGAAGGGACGCCTACAACCAGGCAAGATACTACTGGTAGATACCGAAAAAGGAGAAATCTACTACGACGGAGAATTGAAAAAACAGTTGGCCGAAGCCAAGCCTTACCGCAGTTGGCTGGCAACAAACCGCATCGAACTGGATGAGCTGAAAAGCGGACGCAAAGTCCCCCATAGCATAGAGAATTACGAGAGAATGCTGCGCACCTTCGGCTATTCTAAGGAAGATGTGGAGCGGCTCATCGTCCCTATGTGTACCACGGGTGCCGAGCCTATCAACTCAATGGGGAATGATACGCCGCTTGCCGTACTTTCGGATAAACCGCAACTACTGTACAACTACTTCCGCCAACAGTTTGCACAAGTCACCAATCCACCTATCGACCCTATACGCGAGGAACTGGTAATGTCACTGACGGAATATATCGGTGCCGTGGGCATGAACATTCTGACACCCAGCGAAAGCCATTGCAAGATGGTGCGCCTCAACCATCCCATCCTGAGCAACGCACAACTGGATATTCTTTGCAACATCCGCTACAAAGGTTTCAAAACGGTGAAGCTGCCCTTGCTGTTTGAGGTAGCAAAGGGCCGTGCCGGATTGCAGGAAGCGCTCACAGCACTTTGCAAGCAAGCGGAAGAGTCCGTCAGTGAAGGGGTGAACTACATTGTATTGAGCGACCGTGATGTGGATGCCACTCATGCGGCTATCCCCTCCCTACTGGCAGTAAGCGCAGTACACCACCACCTGATTTCGGTAGGAAAACGTGTACAGACGGCATTGGTAGTGGAAAGCGGCGAAATACGCGAGGTAATGCACGCGGCCCTGTTACTGGGATTTGGCGCCAGTGCCCTGAACCCTTACATGGCATTCGCCGTGATCGACAAGCTGGTGGCGAAGAAAGAAATCCAGTTGGATTATGCCACAGCCGAAAAGAAATATATCAAATCCATCTGCAAGGGATTATTCAAGATCATGAGTAAGATGGGGATCAGTACCATCCGCTCATATCGGGGAGCGAAAATATTCGAAGCCGTAGGTTTGAGTGAAGAACTCAGCAATGCTTATTTCGGCGGGTTGAGATCCACAATAGGCGGTATCCGGCTGGATGAAGTGGCACACGATGCAATAGCATTCCACGATGCAGGCTTTGCTGCACAGATAGACGGATTACTCCCCAACAACGGTTTGTATGCTTTCCGTAAAGACGGAGAAAAACATGCCTGGAATCCGGAAACCATTTCTACCTTGCAACTTGCCACACGCTTGGGCAGCTATAAGAAGTTCAAAGAATTCACCAGTCTGGTAGATGGAAAAGAAGCGCCTATCTTCCTGCGCGACTTCCTGGATTTCCGCCGTGCCCCCATTTCTATAGATAAGGTTGAACCGGTAGAAAGCATCATGCACCGCTTTGTAACGGGTGCCATGAGTTACGGGTCTATCAGCAAAGAAGCGCATGAGGCAATGGCCATTGCCATGAATCGGATTCACGGACGCAGCAACACAGGTGAGGGAGGCGAAGACAGCGCACGCTTTACGCCCCGTGAAGATGGAACCAGTCTGCGTAGCGCCATTAAGCAGGTAGCTTCGGGACGTTTCGGCGTCACAACGGAGTATCTGGTGAACGCCGATGAAATACAAATCAAAGTGGCACAAGGGGCCAAACCGGGTGAAGGCGGTCAGTTGCCGGGCTTTAAAGTAGACCAGGTAATTGCGAAAACACGCCATTCCATTCCCGGCATTTCATTGATTTCTCCCCCGCCCCATCACGACATTTATTCCATCGAAGACCTGGCACAGTTGATCTTCGACTTGAAGAATGTAAATCCTCGTGCCAAGATCAGTGTGAAACTGGTAGCCGAAAGTGGTGTAGGAACCATTGCCGCCGGAGTGGCCAAAGCAAAAGCCGACCTTATCGTCATCTCCGGTGCGGAAGGTGGTACGGGCGCTTCTCCTGCCTCCAGTATCCGCTATGCCGGTATCTCTTCTGAACTGGGACTAAGCGAGACGCAACAGACTCTCGTACTGAACGGTCTGCGCGGGCAAGTGATGTTGCAAGTGGATGGGCAACTGAAAACCGGTCGTGACATCGTGCTGATGGCGATGCTGGGTGCCGAAGAATTCGGTTTTGCGACCAGCGCTTTGATTGTACTGGGCTGCGTCATGATGCGTAAATGTCATCAGAATACCTGCCCTGTGGGTGTGGCAACGCAAAACAAGGAACTTCGCCAGCGCTTCCACGGACGTAGCGAATACCTGGTGAACTTCTTCACTTTCCTGGCACAGGAAGTGCGGGAATATCTCGCAGAAATCGGTGTGGAACGTATGGATGACATCATCGGACGCACAGATCTTATTATCCGTAAGTCAGAAAACGAATCACCCAAACAATCCCTGATTACTTTCGACAAAATACTGGCACGCGTCGATAATGGTGCAGCCATCCGCCACACCATCGACCAGCAACATGGCATCGACCACGTAAAAGACGTTGAGATGCTGCATGCCGCTGCCGAAGCTCTGGAAAATCAGAAAGAAATCTCACTGGAATATACGATTGCCAATACGGATCGTGCTTGCGGAGCCATGCTTTCGGGCACCATTGCCGCAAAGTACGGTGAAGCGGGACTGCCGGCACATACCTTGAACGTAAAGTTCAAAGGTTCTGCAGGACAAAGTTTCGGTGCATTCCTTGTACCGGGTGTCAACTTCAAGCTGGAAGGTGAAGCGAACGATTACCTCGGCAAAGGCCTTTCGGGCGGACGGATTGCCGTGTTGCCTCCGGTACGCTCTAACTTCCAGGCCGAAAAGAATACGATTGCAGGAAATACCTTGCTCTATGGTGCAACCAGCGGTGAAGTTTACATCAATGGGCGCGTAGGCGAACGTTTTGCTGTCCGCAATTCCGGTGCCATTGCCGTAGTAGAGGGTGTAGGCGATCATTGTTGCGAGTACATGACGGGCGGTCGTGTGGTAGTCCTCGGTTCAACAGGGCGCAACTTCGCCGCCGGTATGTCGGGCGGTGTAGCTTATGTATGGAATAAGGATGGAAACTTCGATTATTTCTGTAACATGGAAATGGTAGAACTAAGCCTCATCGAAGAAGCCTCCTATCGTAAGGAGTTGCACGAACTCATCCGTCAGCACTACCTCTATACAGGCTCCAATCTGGCACGCATCATGCTTGATGACTGGAACCGGTATGTGGATGAGTTTATCCAGATAGTCCCCATCGAGTACAAAAAGGTACTGCAAGAGGAGCAAATGCGGAAACTGCAACAGAAGATTGCAGAGATGCAGAGAGATTATTAG
- a CDS encoding GNAT family N-acetyltransferase, which produces MIRKIKVTDYPRLMEIWESAVLSTHDFLKEEDFIYYKEQLPVYFQYVTLFGFEQKGVLIGFMGIAEGNLEMLFIDNNYRGTGIGKKLITYAINNLQVTKVDVNEQNIQAVGFYKYIGFNIYKRSNTDGEGKEYPILHMQL; this is translated from the coding sequence ATGATTAGAAAAATTAAAGTTACAGATTATCCACGTTTGATGGAAATTTGGGAAAGTGCAGTATTGAGTACACATGATTTTCTTAAAGAGGAAGATTTTATATACTATAAGGAACAACTTCCAGTATATTTTCAGTATGTCACTCTATTCGGATTCGAACAAAAGGGAGTCTTAATCGGATTCATGGGAATTGCAGAAGGAAATCTTGAAATGTTATTTATTGACAATAATTATCGAGGCACAGGAATAGGGAAAAAATTAATTACTTATGCCATAAATAATTTGCAAGTAACTAAAGTCGATGTGAATGAGCAGAATATTCAAGCTGTCGGTTTTTATAAATATATAGGCTTTAATATATATAAAAGGTCAAATACGGACGGAGAAGGTAAAGAATATCCTATTTTACACATGCAGTTGTAA
- the glmS gene encoding glutamine--fructose-6-phosphate transaminase (isomerizing): protein MCGIVGYIGQKKAYPILIKGLKRLEYRGYDSAGVALISDNRQLNVYKTKGKVSELETFVTQKDISGNIGIAHTRWATHGEPCSANAHPHYSSSEHLALIHNGIIENYAVLKEKLQAKGYSFKSSTDTEVLVQLIEFIQKSKNTDLLTAVQLALREVIGAYAIAVLDKDNPDEIIAARKSSPLVVGIGEDEFFLASDATPIVEYTDKVVYLEDEEIAVIHRGEKLKVVNLKNVECPHEVKTVALNLGQLEKGGYPHFMLKEIFEQPDCIHDCMRGRINVEGTNVVLSAVIDNKDRLLVAKRFVIVACGTSWHAALIGKHLIESLCRIPVEVEYASEFRYRDPVIDSKDVVIAISQSGETADTLAAVELARSRGAFIYGICNAIGSSIPRATHTGSYIHVGPEIGVASTKAFTGQVTVLTMLALTLAKEKNTIDEGQFLAIVQELNRIPDKMKEVLKLNGSIAELSKIFTYAHNFIYLGRGYSYPVALEGALKLKEISYIHAEGYPAAEMKHGPIALIDAEMPVVVIATQNGLYEKVLSNIQEIKARKGKVIALVTKGDTVISKIADTCIELPETIECLDPLITTVPLQLLAYHIAVCKGMDVDQPRNLAKSVTVE, encoded by the coding sequence ATGTGTGGAATAGTAGGCTATATTGGTCAAAAGAAAGCCTACCCCATTCTTATCAAAGGATTGAAGCGATTAGAGTATCGCGGATATGATAGTGCAGGGGTAGCATTAATCAGTGATAACCGACAGTTGAATGTGTACAAAACGAAAGGTAAGGTTTCGGAACTGGAAACTTTCGTTACTCAAAAAGATATTTCCGGTAACATCGGAATTGCCCATACCCGTTGGGCTACGCACGGGGAACCTTGCTCCGCTAATGCCCATCCTCATTATTCTTCTTCCGAACATCTCGCTCTCATCCACAACGGCATCATCGAAAACTACGCCGTTCTCAAAGAAAAACTCCAGGCCAAAGGCTATTCATTCAAAAGCAGTACGGACACTGAAGTACTGGTGCAACTGATAGAATTCATCCAGAAATCCAAAAATACAGATTTGCTGACTGCTGTGCAATTAGCGTTGCGTGAAGTAATCGGCGCATACGCCATTGCCGTGCTGGATAAGGACAATCCGGATGAGATTATAGCAGCTCGCAAGAGTAGCCCGTTGGTAGTGGGTATCGGTGAAGATGAGTTTTTCCTGGCTTCGGATGCTACGCCGATTGTGGAATATACAGATAAAGTCGTATATTTGGAAGATGAAGAGATTGCTGTCATTCATCGCGGAGAGAAACTGAAGGTGGTGAACCTGAAAAATGTGGAATGTCCGCACGAAGTAAAGACGGTAGCGCTGAATCTGGGACAATTGGAAAAGGGTGGTTATCCGCACTTCATGTTGAAAGAGATCTTTGAGCAGCCCGATTGCATTCACGATTGTATGCGCGGACGTATCAATGTAGAAGGTACAAATGTGGTGCTTTCCGCAGTGATTGATAACAAAGACCGCCTGCTGGTGGCCAAACGTTTCGTCATCGTGGCGTGCGGTACTTCCTGGCATGCGGCGCTTATCGGAAAGCATCTGATAGAAAGTCTTTGCCGTATTCCGGTGGAAGTGGAGTATGCTTCGGAATTCCGTTACCGTGATCCGGTGATAGACAGTAAGGATGTGGTGATTGCGATTTCGCAAAGTGGCGAGACGGCGGATACACTGGCAGCTGTGGAACTGGCGCGGAGTCGTGGGGCATTTATCTATGGTATCTGTAATGCGATTGGTTCGTCTATTCCGAGAGCTACGCATACGGGTTCTTATATCCACGTAGGCCCTGAAATCGGAGTGGCTTCCACCAAAGCATTTACGGGACAGGTGACAGTGCTCACTATGCTGGCGCTGACGCTTGCCAAAGAAAAAAATACGATAGATGAGGGGCAATTCCTTGCCATCGTGCAAGAGCTGAACCGCATTCCTGATAAAATGAAAGAAGTGCTGAAGCTGAACGGCAGCATTGCAGAGCTTTCCAAGATTTTCACGTATGCGCATAACTTTATCTATCTGGGACGCGGATATTCGTATCCCGTAGCCCTGGAAGGTGCGTTGAAGTTGAAAGAAATCTCTTATATCCATGCCGAGGGTTATCCGGCAGCTGAAATGAAGCACGGGCCTATCGCATTGATAGATGCTGAAATGCCGGTAGTGGTGATTGCTACACAGAACGGGCTTTATGAGAAAGTATTGAGCAATATACAGGAAATCAAGGCACGTAAGGGCAAAGTGATCGCCTTGGTGACAAAAGGGGATACGGTCATCAGCAAGATTGCCGATACTTGTATCGAGTTACCGGAAACAATTGAGTGTCTTGACCCGTTGATTACTACAGTACCGTTGCAGTTACTGGCGTATCATATCGCAGTATGCAAGGGGATGGATGTGGATCAGCCGAGAAACTTGGCGAAGAGCGTCACGGTAGAGTGA
- a CDS encoding amidophosphoribosyltransferase translates to MEELKHECGVAMIRLLKPLEYYEQKYGTWMYGLNKLYLLMEKQHNRGQEGAGLACVKLEANPGEEYMFRERALGSGAITEIFGTVQSNFKDLTKEQLHDVDYAKKYLPFAGEAYMGHLRYSTTGKSGISYVHPFLRRNNWRAKNLALCGNFNMTNVDEIFARITAIGQHPRKYADTYIMLEQVGHRLDREVERLFNLAEAEGLTGMGVTHYIEDHMDLANVLRTSSKEWDGGYVICGLTGSGESFAVRDPWGIRPAFWYQDDEVAVLASERPVIQTTFNVPAGSIKELMPGQALLINKTGKLRTIQINKAREVKPCSFERIYFSRGSDVDIYRERKLLGEKLIPNILKAINKDLDHTVFSFIPNTAEVAFYGMLQGLDDYLNEEKVQQIASLGHSPNLEELEQILSRRIRSEKVAIKDIKLRTFIAEGNSRNDLAAHVYDITYGSLVPGVDNLVIIDDSIVRGTTLKQSIIGILDRLGPKKIVIVSSSPQVRYPDYYGIDMAKMSEFIAFKAAIELLKDRDMKDVIAAAYRKSKDQVGLPKEQMVNYVKDIYTPFTDEEISAKMVELLTPAGTKAKVEIVYQPLEGLHEACPNHRGDWYFSGDYPTPGGVKMLNNAFIDYIEQVYQF, encoded by the coding sequence ATGGAAGAACTGAAGCATGAATGTGGCGTTGCCATGATACGCCTGCTGAAACCTCTGGAATACTATGAACAGAAGTACGGCACATGGATGTATGGTTTGAATAAACTCTATCTTCTGATGGAGAAGCAGCACAATCGCGGACAAGAAGGCGCCGGTCTGGCTTGCGTAAAGCTGGAAGCAAATCCCGGTGAGGAGTATATGTTCCGTGAGCGTGCACTCGGTTCGGGCGCCATTACCGAGATATTCGGTACGGTGCAGAGTAACTTTAAGGATTTGACAAAAGAGCAGCTTCATGATGTGGATTACGCTAAGAAATACCTTCCTTTTGCGGGAGAGGCTTACATGGGGCACTTGCGCTATTCTACTACCGGAAAGAGCGGAATTTCCTATGTGCACCCTTTCCTGAGGCGTAACAACTGGCGGGCTAAGAACCTCGCTCTTTGCGGCAATTTCAACATGACGAACGTGGATGAGATCTTTGCGCGTATCACTGCCATTGGCCAGCATCCGCGGAAGTATGCCGATACGTACATCATGCTGGAACAAGTGGGACACCGACTGGACCGTGAAGTGGAGCGCCTCTTCAATCTTGCCGAAGCGGAAGGATTGACAGGTATGGGTGTGACTCACTATATAGAAGATCATATGGACCTGGCAAACGTGCTGCGTACTTCGAGCAAGGAGTGGGACGGAGGTTATGTGATATGCGGGCTGACGGGAAGCGGTGAATCGTTTGCCGTGCGCGACCCGTGGGGAATCCGTCCCGCATTCTGGTATCAGGATGATGAAGTGGCAGTGCTTGCCAGCGAACGCCCTGTGATACAAACCACTTTCAATGTGCCGGCAGGCAGCATTAAGGAATTAATGCCCGGACAGGCCTTGCTGATTAACAAGACAGGCAAGCTGCGCACCATCCAAATTAATAAAGCGCGCGAGGTGAAACCCTGTTCTTTCGAACGCATTTACTTCTCGCGAGGCAGTGATGTGGATATTTATAGGGAACGTAAACTGTTGGGTGAGAAACTGATACCTAACATATTGAAGGCCATTAATAAAGACCTTGACCATACCGTCTTTTCCTTCATCCCGAACACGGCGGAAGTTGCTTTCTACGGTATGTTGCAGGGACTGGATGATTATCTGAATGAAGAGAAAGTGCAACAGATCGCCTCCCTGGGACATAGCCCCAATCTGGAGGAGCTGGAACAGATACTTTCCCGCCGTATCCGTAGCGAAAAGGTAGCCATTAAGGACATCAAATTGCGCACGTTTATTGCAGAAGGAAACAGCCGTAATGACTTGGCTGCGCACGTGTATGATATCACCTATGGCAGTCTTGTGCCGGGTGTGGACAATCTTGTCATTATTGACGACTCCATTGTGCGCGGAACCACTCTGAAACAGAGTATCATCGGTATTCTCGACCGCTTGGGTCCCAAGAAGATTGTGATTGTTTCTTCTTCCCCGCAGGTGCGTTATCCCGACTATTACGGCATCGATATGGCAAAGATGAGTGAATTCATTGCTTTCAAAGCGGCCATCGAGTTGCTGAAAGACCGGGATATGAAAGATGTGATTGCCGCTGCCTACCGAAAATCGAAAGACCAGGTAGGACTGCCGAAGGAGCAAATGGTGAACTATGTGAAGGATATCTATACACCCTTCACTGACGAGGAAATCTCCGCCAAGATGGTAGAACTGCTGACACCTGCCGGAACAAAGGCGAAGGTGGAAATCGTATACCAACCGTTGGAGGGGCTGCATGAGGCTTGTCCCAATCATCGGGGAGACTGGTATTTCAGCGGTGATTATCCTACGCCGGGCGGGGTGAAGATGCTGAATAATGCCTTTATTGACTATATAGAACAAGTATATCAATTTTGA
- the carA gene encoding glutamine-hydrolyzing carbamoyl-phosphate synthase small subunit, whose translation MRNVTLILDDGSRFHGKSFGYEKPVAGEVVFNTAMTGYPESLTDPSYAGQLMALTYPLVGNYGVPPFTIEPNGLATFMESERIHAEAIIVSDYSEDFSHWNAAESLADWLKREQVPGITGIDTRELTKVLREHGVMMGRIVFDIVENEIDNGQLTIDNYEDINYVDRVSCKEIIVYKGNESRRFSIDTPAAQLNCQLSTVNCQLKRVALLDCGVKTNILRCLLKRDVEVIRVPWDYDFNELEFDGLFISNGPGDPDTCDAAVQNIRRAMKNEKLPIFGICMGNQLLSKAGGAKIYKLKYGHRSHNQPVRMVGTERCFITSQNHGYAVDNNTLTEDWEPLFINMNDGSNEGIRHKRNPWFSAQFHPEAASGPTDTEFLFDEFVKLITNY comes from the coding sequence ATGAGAAATGTAACTCTTATCCTCGACGACGGGAGCCGCTTCCACGGCAAGTCGTTTGGCTACGAAAAGCCGGTAGCGGGAGAGGTGGTTTTCAACACAGCCATGACGGGGTATCCCGAGAGCTTGACCGACCCTTCGTATGCCGGACAGTTGATGGCGCTCACTTATCCGTTGGTGGGCAATTACGGTGTGCCGCCTTTCACTATCGAACCGAATGGGCTGGCCACCTTTATGGAAAGCGAACGTATCCATGCGGAAGCCATCATTGTAAGTGATTATAGTGAGGACTTCAGCCATTGGAATGCAGCAGAAAGTCTTGCCGATTGGCTGAAGCGCGAACAAGTGCCGGGCATCACAGGTATCGATACGCGTGAGTTGACGAAGGTGCTCCGCGAACATGGCGTGATGATGGGGCGCATCGTTTTCGACATCGTCGAAAACGAAATTGACAATGGACAATTGACAATTGACAATTATGAGGACATCAATTATGTCGATAGGGTGAGTTGCAAAGAGATTATTGTATATAAAGGAAATGAGTCTCGCCGTTTCAGCATTGATACCCCTGCAGCACAGCTTAATTGTCAATTGTCAACTGTCAATTGTCAATTGAAGCGCGTAGCGCTTCTCGATTGTGGAGTGAAGACCAATATTCTTCGTTGTCTGCTGAAGCGTGATGTGGAAGTCATCCGTGTGCCTTGGGATTATGATTTTAATGAACTGGAGTTCGACGGACTTTTCATCAGTAACGGCCCGGGTGATCCGGATACCTGTGATGCTGCGGTGCAGAATATCCGTCGGGCAATGAAGAATGAAAAACTGCCTATTTTTGGTATTTGCATGGGCAATCAGTTGCTGAGCAAGGCAGGAGGAGCAAAGATATACAAACTGAAATATGGTCATCGCAGTCATAATCAGCCGGTACGTATGGTGGGTACGGAGCGTTGCTTCATCACTTCGCAGAATCATGGTTATGCAGTGGACAACAATACGCTGACAGAAGATTGGGAACCGCTGTTCATCAATATGAACGACGGGTCTAATGAGGGGATCAGACATAAACGGAATCCCTGGTTCTCTGCACAATTTCATCCGGAAGCTGCCAGCGGACCGACGGATACGGAGTTTTTGTTTGATGAGTTCGTGAAGTTAATTACAAATTACTGA